The Phycisphaeraceae bacterium genome contains the following window.
GGTCGAAGCGCGTCGAGCGCCGCTCCTTCGCGCGGACTTGGCGCAGTTGAAGGAGCAGATCCAGGAGCTCCGTCGCACCACGCTTCAGGTTCGGCATGCCACCGAGGATCCGCGCCTCGCGGAGCTCACCGCGAGAGTCGAGGATCTCGAACGGCTGCTCCGTCGGCACACGGCCTCCCTCGACGGTGTCTTCCATCGCGGCGAAGAGGCGGCCACCGCCCTCTATCACGAGGTGCTGGCAAGCCGAATGAGGCCCTTCTCGGAGATCACCTCGGGGCATGCGCGACTGGTGCGTGACCTTGCCAGGCAACTCGGCAAGGAGGTCACCCTCGAACTGATCGGTGGATCGACCCCGGTGGATCGGGACATTCTCGCGAAGCTCGAGTCACCGGTGACTCACATGCTCCGGAATGCCGTCGATCATGGCATCGAATCTCCGGCCGAGCGCACGGCCTCAGGCAAGGCGATCCCCGCGCGGATCGAGCTCGAGGCGCGACATCAGGCGAGCCAGTTGATTGTTGAGATTCGCGATGACGGTCGCGGAATCGATCCGGGCGCAGTGCGGCGCCGCGCGATCGAGCGTGGGCTCATCAGCCCAGACATGTCCGAGTCACTGTCGCGCACCGAGATCCATGACTTCCTCTTCCTTCCCGGCTTCACCACGGCTTCCACCGTCAGCGATGTCTCAGGCCGAGGCGTGGGGCTCGATGTGGTGCAGCGCATGGTGCAGGCGGCGAGCGGCACGATTTCCGTCCGCAGTGAGCCGGGAGAAGGGACCGTCTTCACCCTTCGACTGCCGATCACGCTCTCGGTCATCCGGGCGGCGCTCGTCGAGATCGCCGGGGAGCCCTATGCACTGCCGCTTGCGCGGCTCGATCGAATCGTCCGAGTCTCCGCGGAGCGCCTTCAGCCTGTCGAGGGGCGGATGCAGTTCGAACTCGACGGGCGCTCCATCGGGCTCATTCAGGCTTCGCGCGTGCTCGATCTTCCCCACACCGAGGTGCCGTCGTCTCACTCGAGCGTCATTCTTCTCGAGGATGGATCGGAGCGCTACGGCCTCATCGTCGATCGCTTCCTCGGCGAACAGGATCTTGTCGTGCGCTCGCTCGACCCGCGCCTTGGCCGTGTCCCCCATGTCTCGGCAGCCGCTCACCTCGACGATGGATCCGTCACGATCATTCTCGATGTGGAAGATCTGCTCGCAAGCGTAAGGCGGGCGCTCGAAGAG
Protein-coding sequences here:
- a CDS encoding hybrid sensor histidine kinase/response regulator, with amino-acid sequence MSDDAPSLFELFRSEVEEHCRALSDGLLSIERDGLSKERAAGLMRAAHSIKGAARVMGLDAAVSFAHEVEDVFDRYRAGTEPIHRGRIDQLLRATDLLAALAVGSEIDAAQWGERNAGDLNALLTELAAPAPADEVRPLARSEASALPQVEASGAPMVTPIADPSAPRAASPAGSPGPQETNTPAPPRSSPTTPALAPAASAAPGAGGVGALVSGGTATIDAAAPKAAESESRVVRVAADHLDRMMRLAGESMVEARRAPLLRADLAQLKEQIQELRRTTLQVRHATEDPRLAELTARVEDLERLLRRHTASLDGVFHRGEEAATALYHEVLASRMRPFSEITSGHARLVRDLARQLGKEVTLELIGGSTPVDRDILAKLESPVTHMLRNAVDHGIESPAERTASGKAIPARIELEARHQASQLIVEIRDDGRGIDPGAVRRRAIERGLISPDMSESLSRTEIHDFLFLPGFTTASTVSDVSGRGVGLDVVQRMVQAASGTISVRSEPGEGTVFTLRLPITLSVIRAALVEIAGEPYALPLARLDRIVRVSAERLQPVEGRMQFELDGRSIGLIQASRVLDLPHTEVPSSHSSVILLEDGSERYGLIVDRFLGEQDLVVRSLDPRLGRVPHVSAAAHLDDGSVTIILDVEDLLASVRRALEEDRGDRLGVKEKASPDIRRRRRILVVDDSITVREVERQLLQRLGYEVETAVDGADGWNLLRRGSFDLLITDVDMPRMNGIELVRLARRDPRFASLPIAIVSYKDREEDRQAGLDAGANAYLTKGSFQDDRFAQTVARLAGAPQA